Proteins from a genomic interval of Stenotrophomonas sp. 24(2023):
- a CDS encoding response regulator transcription factor has translation MSHRICVALLDDHEIVRRGTAHHLAFDRRFRVVGSHGSADALLEGLHQKGTDVAVVDYALSPDEPSGDSVIERLQQAFPQLGLVVFSARAPQAAINRLLDTGVGGFVSKAAPLQELSDAILRVSQGQRHVPPACRLAADRGTLSRNEREVLRAWLAGRTISEIAIERHRSLKTVSTQKVSALRKLGLRNDVELYAMRHQLEAL, from the coding sequence TTGTCACACCGCATCTGCGTTGCACTGCTGGATGACCACGAAATCGTCCGTCGTGGCACGGCCCATCACCTGGCCTTCGATCGACGCTTCCGGGTCGTAGGCAGCCACGGCAGTGCCGATGCACTGCTGGAAGGCCTGCACCAGAAAGGCACGGATGTTGCCGTTGTCGACTACGCACTGAGCCCGGACGAGCCTTCCGGCGATTCGGTGATCGAACGGCTGCAGCAGGCGTTTCCCCAGCTTGGCCTGGTGGTGTTTTCCGCCCGCGCACCGCAGGCGGCCATCAACCGCCTGCTCGACACCGGGGTCGGTGGTTTCGTCAGCAAGGCCGCCCCCCTGCAGGAACTGTCCGATGCCATCCTGCGGGTGTCGCAGGGCCAGCGGCACGTTCCGCCGGCCTGCCGCCTGGCCGCCGACCGTGGCACCCTGAGCCGCAATGAGCGCGAGGTGCTGCGGGCATGGCTGGCCGGGCGGACCATTTCGGAAATCGCCATCGAGCGCCACCGCAGCCTGAAGACGGTCAGCACGCAGAAGGTGTCGGCGCTGCGCAAGCTCGGGCTGCGCAACGATGTCGAGCTGTACGCGATGCGGCACCAGCTGGAAGCCCTGTGA
- a CDS encoding CusA/CzcA family heavy metal efflux RND transporter, whose translation MIARLIHACIAHRVLVLVAAVLLALAGLWSVHNTPLDALPDLSDTQVILRTQWPGQTPRIVEDQVTYPLATTMLSVPGVKTVRGFSFFGDSFVYVLFDDRTDLYWARSRVLEYLSQVRDRLPKGVTPALGPDATGLGWIYQYALVDRSGHHDVGQLRALQDWLLRYELKTLPDVAEVASVGGAVRAWQITPDPQALAARGLSVAQLAKAVDAANGAAGGSVIEQGEAEMMVRSEGWLHSVEAFEQVPVSTSPGGVPVLLGDVARISRGPVFRRGITELDGQGEVAGGVVVLRTGKDALAAIDNVKARLKQVQASLPAGVEIVPVYDRSGLIHEAVDTLTHKLGEEFLVVALVCALFLWHLRSALVAVITLPLGILAAFIVMHWQGISANLLSLGGIAIAIGAMVDAAVVMIENAHKHLEHWHAGHGEDAQGEARWRLIARSAAEVGPALFASLLVITLSFVPVFALQAQEGRLFAPLAFTKTYAMAAAAALSVTVIPVLMGYLIRGRIRPEARNPINRVLVALYRPVLDQVLRHPRLTLALGAALLLATFIPLSRVGSEFMPPLDEGTLLYMPTALPGLSADKARQLLQISDRMIMQVPEVAHVFGKAGRAESATDPAPLEMFETTVTFKPRDQWRPGMTPARLRQVLDEAVKVPGLTNLWVPPIRNRIDMLATGIKSPIGIKVSGPDLDGIGRLSAQVESIAREVPGVSSALAERVGGGRYVDVHIRPDAAARYGLSQADLQALIGTVVGGDPIGETIEGRERYPIVLRYPREQRDSLAALQALPITTDSGAQLALGQVADVTVSAGPPMIKSEDGRLVGYVYLDVAGRDLGSVVADLQHAVGTQLPLPPGYRIGWSGQYEYLERAAARLRWVVPAALLIIALVLWAVFRRIGEVGIILLSLPLALVGGLWLVWLLGHAISVASLIGFIALGGVAAEFGVIMLLYLRNAWEQRLAAGEPADLHTLEAAIREGAVQRVRPKAMTVAVILAGLLPLFIGAGAGSEVMQRIAAPMLGGMITAPLLSMLLIPAAYRLLRGRRLPAASHRRPMHAD comes from the coding sequence ATGATCGCCCGTCTCATCCATGCCTGCATCGCCCATCGCGTGCTGGTGCTGGTGGCCGCGGTGCTGCTGGCACTGGCCGGCCTGTGGTCGGTGCACAACACGCCGCTGGACGCCCTGCCGGACCTGTCCGACACCCAGGTGATCCTGCGCACGCAGTGGCCCGGGCAGACGCCACGCATCGTCGAAGACCAGGTGACCTATCCGCTGGCCACGACCATGCTGTCGGTGCCGGGGGTGAAGACCGTGCGCGGCTTTTCCTTCTTTGGCGACTCCTTCGTCTATGTGCTGTTCGACGACCGCACCGATCTGTACTGGGCACGCTCGCGCGTGCTGGAGTACCTGAGCCAGGTGCGCGACCGCCTGCCCAAGGGGGTCACGCCCGCGCTGGGGCCGGATGCCACCGGGCTGGGCTGGATCTACCAGTACGCGCTGGTCGACCGCAGCGGCCATCACGATGTGGGCCAGCTGCGTGCTCTGCAGGATTGGCTGCTGCGCTATGAACTGAAGACCCTGCCGGATGTGGCCGAGGTCGCCAGTGTCGGCGGTGCCGTGCGTGCGTGGCAGATCACCCCGGACCCGCAGGCGCTGGCGGCGCGAGGGCTGAGTGTGGCCCAGCTGGCCAAGGCTGTCGACGCGGCCAATGGTGCGGCCGGCGGCTCGGTCATCGAGCAGGGCGAAGCGGAAATGATGGTGCGCAGCGAGGGCTGGCTGCACTCGGTCGAGGCGTTCGAGCAGGTTCCCGTCAGTACCTCGCCCGGTGGCGTGCCGGTGCTGCTGGGCGATGTCGCCCGCATCAGCCGTGGCCCGGTATTCCGCCGCGGCATCACCGAACTGGATGGCCAGGGCGAAGTGGCCGGCGGCGTGGTCGTGCTGCGTACCGGCAAGGATGCGCTGGCGGCGATCGACAACGTCAAGGCACGCCTGAAGCAGGTACAGGCCAGCCTGCCCGCCGGCGTGGAGATCGTGCCGGTGTATGACCGCTCCGGCCTGATCCATGAAGCCGTGGACACCCTCACCCACAAGCTGGGTGAAGAGTTCTTGGTGGTGGCGCTGGTCTGTGCGCTGTTCCTGTGGCACCTGCGCTCGGCGCTGGTGGCGGTGATCACGTTGCCCCTGGGCATCCTGGCGGCCTTCATCGTCATGCACTGGCAGGGCATCAGCGCGAACCTGCTGTCACTGGGCGGCATCGCCATTGCCATCGGCGCGATGGTCGATGCGGCGGTGGTCATGATCGAGAACGCACACAAGCACCTGGAGCACTGGCATGCCGGGCACGGCGAGGACGCACAGGGCGAAGCGCGCTGGCGCCTGATCGCCCGCTCGGCGGCGGAAGTCGGCCCGGCCCTGTTCGCCAGCCTGCTGGTGATCACCCTGTCATTCGTGCCGGTATTCGCGCTGCAGGCGCAGGAGGGCCGCCTGTTCGCACCGCTGGCATTCACCAAGACCTATGCGATGGCGGCGGCAGCGGCGCTGTCGGTCACGGTGATTCCGGTGCTGATGGGCTACCTGATCCGCGGCCGCATCCGCCCGGAAGCACGCAACCCGATCAACCGCGTGCTGGTGGCGCTCTATCGCCCGGTGCTGGACCAGGTGCTGCGCCACCCAAGACTGACGTTGGCATTGGGCGCCGCCCTGCTGCTGGCCACGTTCATACCGCTGTCCCGGGTCGGCTCGGAGTTCATGCCACCACTGGATGAAGGCACCCTGCTGTACATGCCCACTGCCCTGCCCGGCCTGTCGGCGGACAAGGCACGGCAGCTGCTGCAGATTTCCGACCGGATGATCATGCAGGTGCCGGAGGTCGCCCATGTATTCGGCAAGGCCGGGCGCGCCGAGAGCGCCACCGATCCGGCGCCGCTGGAGATGTTCGAGACGACGGTGACGTTCAAGCCACGCGACCAGTGGCGGCCTGGCATGACCCCCGCCAGGCTGCGCCAGGTGCTGGACGAGGCGGTGAAGGTGCCCGGCCTGACCAACCTGTGGGTGCCGCCCATCCGCAACCGCATCGACATGCTGGCCACCGGCATCAAGAGCCCGATCGGCATCAAAGTGTCCGGCCCGGACCTGGACGGCATCGGCCGGCTGAGCGCACAGGTGGAAAGCATCGCCCGTGAGGTGCCGGGCGTGTCCTCGGCACTCGCCGAACGCGTGGGTGGCGGCCGCTATGTGGATGTCCATATCCGCCCCGATGCCGCCGCCCGTTATGGCCTCAGCCAGGCCGACCTGCAGGCGCTGATCGGCACGGTGGTGGGCGGCGACCCGATCGGCGAGACCATCGAGGGCCGCGAGCGCTACCCGATCGTGCTGCGCTACCCGCGCGAGCAACGCGATTCACTGGCCGCGCTGCAGGCGCTGCCGATCACTACCGACAGCGGTGCGCAGCTGGCGCTGGGCCAGGTGGCCGATGTCACCGTCAGCGCCGGGCCGCCGATGATCAAGAGCGAGGACGGGCGCCTGGTCGGCTATGTCTATTTGGATGTGGCCGGCCGCGACCTGGGATCGGTGGTGGCCGATCTGCAGCACGCGGTCGGCACGCAGCTGCCGCTGCCGCCGGGTTACCGCATCGGCTGGTCGGGCCAGTACGAATACCTGGAACGGGCAGCGGCGCGCCTGCGCTGGGTGGTGCCGGCCGCGCTGCTGATCATCGCGCTGGTGCTGTGGGCGGTGTTCCGCCGCATCGGTGAGGTGGGCATCATCCTGCTCAGCCTGCCGTTGGCACTGGTGGGCGGGCTGTGGCTGGTGTGGCTGCTGGGGCACGCGATCTCGGTGGCCTCCCTGATCGGCTTCATCGCCCTGGGCGGCGTCGCCGCCGAATTCGGGGTGATCATGCTGCTGTATCTGCGTAACGCGTGGGAACAGCGCCTGGCTGCCGGTGAGCCAGCGGACCTGCACACGCTGGAGGCGGCCATCCGCGAGGGTGCCGTGCAGCGGGTGCGGCCGAAGGCGATGACCGTGGCGGTGATCCTGGCTGGCCTGCTGCCGCTGTTCATCGGCGCCGGCGCCGGCTCGGAAGTGATGCAGCGCATCGCCGCGCCGATGCTGGGCGGCATGATCACCGCGCCGCTGTTGTCGATGCTGCTGATCCCGGCGGCCTACCGCCTGCTGCGCGGGCGGCGGCTGCCTGCGGCATCGCACAGGAGGCCCATGCACGCCGATTGA
- a CDS encoding efflux RND transporter periplasmic adaptor subunit: MKPFPTVLTLLAAACLVGLGVVAGHYWPHGEATMDAAPTTAGDARTALYWYDPMVPAQHFDKPGKSPFMDMQLVPRYAEGGDDAASPGVRIDPALQQSVGIRTATVETGQLTTGLHVPGTLSWNLHEESVVSARADGIVTTLKVPAPYTAVSRGQALASVLAPMWSSARGEADALAHAQSADARALAAAAQQRLHVLGAQGGTGRDGSVTLSADRAGVVTEVMVRQGQAVTAGMPLFRINGSATLWLDAAIPQANIMGLAPGSAVEARVSALPGEVFHGQIDALLPQVDASSRTQTARIVLRNPRGQLAAGMFADVTLQPAAGPSVPLIPSEALIATGDDSRVIVATDEGHFMPVRVRTGRSSGGRTEILSGLSGGERVVVSGQFLVDSEASLSGALQRLGDTSAPTQVEDGAAMAMAMHNEGTGKAPACRVQYWYDPMKPDTHFDKPGRSPFMDMPLVPAYADDNGKACDAGAAMEMPQ; the protein is encoded by the coding sequence ATGAAGCCCTTCCCTACTGTTCTGACGCTGCTTGCGGCGGCCTGCCTGGTCGGCCTTGGCGTGGTTGCCGGCCATTACTGGCCTCACGGCGAAGCGACGATGGATGCCGCGCCCACCACGGCTGGCGACGCCCGCACCGCGCTGTACTGGTATGACCCGATGGTGCCGGCACAGCACTTCGACAAGCCGGGCAAATCGCCCTTCATGGACATGCAGTTGGTGCCACGCTACGCCGAGGGTGGCGACGATGCGGCATCGCCCGGTGTGCGTATCGACCCGGCATTGCAGCAGAGCGTCGGCATCCGCACGGCGACCGTTGAAACCGGCCAGCTGACCACCGGCCTGCATGTGCCGGGCACGCTCAGCTGGAACCTGCACGAGGAATCGGTGGTCAGCGCACGCGCCGATGGCATCGTCACCACGCTGAAGGTGCCGGCGCCCTATACCGCCGTGAGCCGCGGGCAGGCGTTGGCCAGCGTGCTCGCGCCGATGTGGAGCAGCGCCCGTGGCGAAGCGGATGCACTGGCGCATGCGCAGTCTGCCGACGCACGCGCCCTGGCCGCTGCCGCACAGCAGCGGCTGCACGTGCTTGGCGCGCAGGGTGGAACCGGACGCGACGGCAGTGTCACGCTGTCGGCAGATCGCGCTGGCGTCGTCACCGAGGTGATGGTGCGGCAGGGCCAGGCGGTCACGGCAGGCATGCCGTTGTTCCGTATCAATGGCAGCGCAACGCTGTGGTTGGACGCAGCCATTCCGCAGGCCAACATCATGGGCCTGGCCCCGGGCAGCGCGGTCGAGGCGCGGGTCAGCGCATTGCCCGGCGAGGTGTTCCATGGGCAGATCGACGCACTGCTGCCGCAGGTCGATGCCAGCAGCCGCACGCAGACTGCACGTATCGTGCTGCGCAATCCGCGCGGCCAGCTGGCGGCCGGGATGTTCGCCGATGTCACCCTGCAACCGGCGGCAGGCCCGAGCGTGCCGCTGATCCCGAGCGAGGCGCTGATCGCCACCGGTGATGACAGCCGGGTGATCGTCGCCACCGACGAGGGGCATTTCATGCCGGTACGGGTGCGCACGGGCCGCAGCAGCGGCGGGCGTACCGAAATCCTGTCGGGCTTGAGCGGTGGCGAACGGGTGGTGGTTTCCGGGCAGTTCCTGGTCGATTCGGAGGCCAGCCTGTCGGGCGCGCTGCAGCGGTTGGGCGATACGTCGGCCCCGACCCAGGTCGAGGACGGCGCCGCGATGGCCATGGCGATGCACAACGAAGGCACCGGCAAGGCGCCGGCCTGCCGCGTGCAGTACTGGTACGACCCGATGAAGCCCGACACGCACTTCGACAAGCCGGGCCGATCGCCGTTCATGGACATGCCGCTGGTGCCGGCCTACGCCGACGACAACGGCAAGGCCTGTGATGCCGGCGCTGCGATGGAGATGCCGCAATGA
- a CDS encoding TolC family protein gives MFCPFRLRHRRSVGGCAALLLAACFAIPVAWSAPTTITFTHAQTLALQAAPSLQARQAQVLAAGEESHRAAALPDPQLSVGIVNLPITGREALNAGADDMTMKEIAFTQAFPARAKRLARQEVADRQVEQAHALSVAEQAAVRQAVASAWIARWAAQREVDALRMMREPAEVAVRTAKARLAGGTGSATDALATRADALELENRIDAAEAGATAAQAGLARWLDLPAEAFEIAGDPPDLATLPHDRSALLGNLDQQAPLLPWQSREAMAEAEVSAALAETRPDWSVSLGYGQRSRTPDGLPRSDMLTLQVAVGLPLFTRNRQDRGIAARRADLQAVSAEHEDARRAQAAQVQQWLAAWDGANRAVARKQSQLLPLAADRSRTALAAYAGGGELQPWLQARRDEIELHIEHARHLGELGRDWAALAYLLPTGETQP, from the coding sequence ATGTTCTGCCCATTCCGACTGCGCCATCGGCGCAGTGTCGGTGGCTGCGCAGCGTTGCTGCTGGCCGCCTGCTTCGCCATACCTGTTGCGTGGTCTGCACCGACCACGATCACATTCACCCACGCCCAGACCCTGGCCCTGCAGGCCGCACCCAGCCTGCAGGCGCGCCAGGCGCAGGTGCTTGCAGCCGGTGAGGAATCGCACCGCGCCGCCGCCCTGCCCGATCCGCAGCTGAGCGTTGGCATCGTCAACCTGCCCATCACCGGCCGGGAGGCACTCAATGCGGGTGCCGACGACATGACCATGAAGGAAATCGCCTTTACCCAGGCATTTCCCGCCCGCGCCAAGCGCCTGGCACGCCAGGAGGTCGCCGACCGCCAGGTCGAACAGGCACACGCGTTGTCGGTGGCCGAGCAGGCCGCGGTCCGCCAGGCGGTGGCCTCGGCCTGGATTGCGCGCTGGGCGGCACAGCGCGAGGTGGATGCGCTGCGCATGATGCGCGAACCGGCCGAGGTGGCCGTGCGCACCGCCAAGGCGCGCCTGGCCGGTGGCACCGGCTCGGCTACCGATGCGCTGGCCACCCGCGCCGATGCGCTGGAACTTGAGAACCGCATCGATGCGGCCGAGGCCGGCGCGACAGCGGCGCAGGCAGGACTGGCCCGCTGGCTGGACCTGCCGGCCGAGGCCTTCGAGATTGCCGGTGATCCGCCGGATCTGGCCACCCTGCCCCACGACCGCAGCGCCTTGCTGGGCAACCTCGATCAGCAGGCACCGCTGCTGCCGTGGCAATCCCGCGAGGCGATGGCCGAGGCCGAAGTCAGTGCCGCCCTTGCCGAGACGCGGCCGGACTGGAGCGTGAGCCTGGGCTATGGGCAGCGCAGCCGCACACCGGATGGCCTGCCGCGCAGCGACATGCTGACGCTGCAGGTGGCCGTGGGGTTGCCGCTGTTCACCCGCAACCGCCAGGACCGTGGCATTGCCGCACGCCGTGCGGATCTGCAGGCGGTCAGTGCCGAGCACGAAGATGCCCGGCGCGCCCAGGCGGCGCAGGTACAGCAGTGGCTGGCGGCCTGGGATGGCGCCAACCGTGCCGTGGCCCGCAAGCAGTCACAACTGCTGCCCCTGGCGGCCGACCGCAGCCGCACCGCGCTGGCGGCCTACGCCGGCGGCGGCGAACTGCAGCCCTGGCTGCAGGCCCGCCGCGACGAAATCGAACTGCATATCGAACACGCACGCCATCTGGGCGAACTCGGCCGTGACTGGGCCGCCCTCGCCTATCTGCTGCCGACCGGAGAGACCCAGCCATGA